A genomic segment from Kyrpidia tusciae DSM 2912 encodes:
- the hisD gene encoding histidinol dehydrogenase, translating into MIEFIKRESSTSGQERSSVTETVAEILSHVRDRGDEALRYYAKKFDGVEVSDLKVSIHEIERAVHQLPLTLWEDIQYSIGRIRSFAEAQMESLAEFEKEMIPGVHLGQRVIPVETVGAYVPGGRYPLLSAAQMSIIPAKVAGVKEVRVCTPPTKDGGIHPAVLCAAYLSGADEIFRVGGAQAIGALAYGTETIRPVCKISGPGNRYVTEAKRQVYGVVGIDLLAGPSEVLVLADETARPEYVATDLLAQAEHDMDARAILVTTSRRLASAVLQEIDRQLRTLGTAEIAGASWSRKGQVIVADTLDEAIQITNDLAPEHLHVQIENSRDYLDRFTNYGSLFLGEKSSVVFADKLSGTNHILPTLGAAKYTGGVWVGTFLKVVTYQWIEDEGVAALAPPCVRQSHREGLLAHMRSANIRLTGELDSYQPVS; encoded by the coding sequence ATGATCGAATTCATCAAACGAGAATCCTCAACCTCGGGCCAGGAACGATCTTCCGTAACCGAAACTGTCGCAGAGATCTTGAGCCACGTGCGTGACCGTGGAGACGAAGCCCTTAGGTACTATGCCAAAAAGTTCGACGGAGTCGAAGTCAGCGATCTAAAAGTTTCCATCCACGAAATCGAACGGGCCGTTCACCAATTGCCGCTCACTCTCTGGGAAGACATCCAATATTCCATCGGGCGCATCCGCTCCTTTGCGGAAGCTCAAATGGAAAGTCTGGCGGAATTCGAGAAGGAAATGATCCCCGGCGTTCATCTCGGGCAACGGGTCATCCCGGTGGAAACGGTCGGCGCCTACGTGCCCGGCGGCCGCTATCCCCTCCTGTCGGCGGCCCAGATGTCCATTATCCCCGCCAAGGTGGCGGGCGTCAAAGAAGTCCGGGTGTGCACGCCTCCCACAAAGGACGGCGGCATCCATCCGGCAGTCCTGTGTGCAGCATACTTGTCGGGCGCCGACGAAATTTTTCGCGTCGGCGGAGCCCAAGCGATCGGCGCATTAGCTTACGGCACGGAGACGATCCGGCCCGTGTGTAAAATTTCCGGCCCCGGCAACCGGTACGTTACCGAAGCCAAACGGCAGGTCTACGGCGTGGTGGGCATTGATCTCTTGGCCGGCCCGAGCGAGGTTTTGGTGCTCGCCGACGAGACCGCCCGGCCCGAATACGTCGCAACCGACCTTCTGGCTCAAGCCGAGCACGACATGGATGCCAGGGCCATTCTTGTGACGACCAGCCGGCGCCTGGCTTCCGCCGTATTGCAAGAAATCGACCGGCAACTTCGTACTTTGGGTACCGCCGAGATCGCCGGGGCGTCGTGGTCGAGAAAAGGCCAGGTCATTGTGGCGGACACCCTGGATGAAGCGATTCAGATCACCAATGATCTTGCCCCGGAACACCTTCACGTGCAAATCGAGAATTCGCGGGATTACCTGGATCGCTTCACCAATTACGGCTCCCTGTTTCTCGGCGAAAAGTCTTCGGTGGTCTTCGCGGACAAGCTCAGTGGCACTAACCATATCCTGCCTACCTTGGGAGCCGCCAAATATACCGGTGGGGTTTGGGTCGGGACGTTTTTGAAAGTCGTCACCTACCAATGGATTGAAGACGAGGGCGTTGCCGCCCTGGCCCCCCCGTGCGTGCGTCAATCTCATCGGGAAGGATTGCTGGCTCACATGCGTTCGGCCAATATCCGCCTGACCGGTGAATTGGATTCGTATCAACCGGTGAGCTGA
- a CDS encoding sigma-54 interaction domain-containing protein, with amino-acid sequence MKEEQSYVRILENRIQELEMVFQSSHDEIFVTDEHGVCIRVNPACERHYGLAGIELVGRNVFDMEREKIFYPSATRLVLEQGNPVTLIQSTGTGKRLHVTANPVFDKDGKLIRVVSNSLDITEILTLKQQLEEMEKMIESYNAQLRQYQRHAGFTGDGLVAKSKPFQNALQILRRVAYVDTTVLLLGESGVGKSEVARWLHEQSDRRAHPFIELNCAAIPPALFESELFGYEPGAFSGALKSGQLGLLELADKGTLFLDEVSELPLEQQTKLLQVVQNRTFRRVGGREIRRVDVRFIAATNEDLPYLVEKGRFRKDLFYRLSTIPVHIPPLRERPEDLIEMIFLFMDRINRKYNFKKVLSPDVIKQLLEYDWPGNVRELQNVLERLAVTSDSDYIRTVPLHATLHKGVDKNPPGKETTYGFREIDRLKSLVEDSHLQLEKLVAEFESAVIAHLMKELRSTRKVALRLGVSQSTISRKCRKYGLQ; translated from the coding sequence ATGAAAGAGGAACAATCTTATGTAAGGATTCTGGAGAACCGTATCCAGGAATTAGAAATGGTCTTCCAGTCTTCCCATGACGAAATTTTCGTCACGGATGAGCACGGCGTCTGCATCCGTGTCAACCCGGCGTGCGAGCGCCATTACGGATTGGCAGGCATTGAGTTGGTGGGACGAAATGTTTTTGACATGGAGCGGGAAAAAATCTTTTACCCCTCGGCCACCCGGTTGGTCCTCGAACAAGGAAATCCCGTGACCCTGATTCAGTCGACCGGCACCGGAAAGCGTCTGCACGTGACTGCCAACCCTGTGTTCGACAAGGACGGGAAGTTAATCCGTGTGGTTTCCAATTCCCTGGACATCACCGAGATCCTCACCCTAAAACAACAACTCGAAGAGATGGAAAAAATGATCGAATCTTACAACGCGCAACTCCGGCAATATCAAAGACACGCCGGGTTCACCGGCGACGGACTGGTGGCCAAAAGCAAACCGTTCCAAAACGCCCTCCAGATCCTTCGCAGAGTGGCCTACGTAGATACGACCGTGCTCTTGCTCGGCGAATCGGGAGTGGGCAAATCCGAGGTCGCCCGTTGGCTGCACGAACAGAGCGACCGTCGCGCTCACCCATTTATCGAATTGAACTGCGCCGCCATCCCCCCCGCGCTCTTTGAATCGGAATTGTTCGGTTATGAGCCCGGCGCATTTTCGGGCGCATTGAAATCCGGACAGCTCGGCCTGTTGGAACTGGCCGACAAAGGCACGCTTTTTTTGGACGAGGTGTCCGAACTCCCGTTGGAGCAGCAAACAAAACTTCTCCAGGTCGTCCAGAACAGGACCTTCCGACGGGTGGGCGGAAGGGAAATCAGACGGGTAGACGTCCGGTTCATCGCAGCAACAAACGAGGACCTGCCATACCTCGTAGAAAAGGGCCGGTTCCGGAAAGATCTGTTCTATCGCCTGAGCACCATCCCGGTCCACATTCCCCCTCTGCGCGAACGCCCGGAAGATTTGATCGAGATGATCTTTCTGTTTATGGACAGGATCAACAGGAAGTACAATTTTAAAAAAGTTCTATCTCCGGATGTGATCAAACAGTTGCTCGAGTACGACTGGCCCGGCAACGTGCGGGAACTGCAAAATGTCTTGGAGCGTCTTGCCGTCACGTCCGATTCGGACTACATTCGGACGGTCCCCCTCCACGCCACCTTGCACAAAGGTGTGGACAAAAACCCGCCGGGAAAAGAAACGACGTACGGGTTCCGGGAAATCGACCGCTTGAAGTCACTCGTCGAGGATTCCCACCTCCAACTGGAAAAACTTGTGGCTGAATTTGAGTCGGCGGTCATCGCCCACCTGATGAAAGAATTGCGATCTACCCGAAAAGTGGCTCTCCGGCTCGGCGTCAGTCAGAGCACCATCAGTCGAAAATGCAGAAAATATGGACTGCAGTGA
- a CDS encoding substrate-binding periplasmic protein has protein sequence MKKFFKTALFVALAAAILAGCGSGATTTGSQAEGNKASTLEAIKQRGTLIVGSSNDVPFAYIDKDTKQLKGIDAEIIQEIAKRLGIPKVEMKEIKFENLLVELNNKNIDMVTDGMYIKPEREKIAQFTHPWYKEGEGLVVRKDSTISGLEDLKDKVVGGQKGTAFLEYIQKMQQQGKVKEVKVFGSQAELLLAINTDKIDAGITDSATAAYTIQHDPTLNVKLVSPYTPVFQGTVAAAVRKEDTDLLEAVNKELDNLKREGFVLKVLQKYGLGQDNMVE, from the coding sequence ATGAAAAAATTTTTCAAGACGGCTTTGTTCGTGGCATTGGCGGCCGCCATTCTGGCGGGATGCGGCAGCGGCGCAACCACCACCGGAAGCCAGGCGGAGGGCAACAAGGCGTCAACTCTGGAAGCCATCAAACAGAGGGGGACGTTGATCGTCGGATCGTCCAACGACGTTCCTTTCGCCTACATCGACAAAGACACCAAACAGCTCAAAGGCATCGATGCGGAGATCATCCAAGAGATCGCCAAGCGCCTGGGCATCCCAAAAGTCGAAATGAAAGAGATCAAGTTCGAGAATTTGTTGGTGGAACTGAACAACAAGAACATCGACATGGTGACCGACGGCATGTATATCAAACCTGAACGGGAGAAAATCGCCCAGTTCACCCATCCTTGGTACAAGGAAGGTGAGGGGCTGGTCGTCCGCAAGGATTCCACCATATCCGGCCTTGAAGACCTCAAGGACAAGGTGGTCGGGGGCCAAAAAGGGACGGCTTTCCTGGAATACATTCAAAAGATGCAGCAACAGGGCAAAGTGAAAGAAGTCAAGGTTTTCGGGTCCCAGGCTGAACTGCTGCTGGCCATCAACACCGACAAGATCGACGCGGGCATCACCGACAGCGCCACGGCGGCCTACACCATCCAACACGATCCGACTTTGAACGTCAAACTGGTCTCCCCGTATACCCCGGTCTTTCAGGGAACAGTGGCCGCGGCGGTGAGAAAAGAGGATACCGATCTGCTGGAAGCGGTCAACAAAGAATTGGACAACCTGAAGCGAGAGGGGTTTGTACTGAAAGTTTTGCAGAAATACGGCCTCGGTCAGGACAACATGGTCGAGTAG